From a region of the Nicotiana tabacum cultivar K326 unplaced genomic scaffold, ASM71507v2 Un00003, whole genome shotgun sequence genome:
- the LOC107789348 gene encoding polyphenol oxidase E, chloroplastic-like, translated as MASSSTLPLCTSKTLFSSFTNSSFFAKPSQHFLHGKRNQCFKVSCTGEHDGNQLDAIKEGAVDRRNVLLGLGGLYGAANLAPLASAAPVPPPDQKSCGTATITDGPAVPYSCCPPKPDDMDSVPYYKIPRMSKLRKRPAAQNVTEEYIAKYQLATSKMKELDKDQFDPLGFKQQANIHCAYCNNAYTMGDQKLQVHESWLFFPFHRWYLYFYERILGSLIDDPTFALPYWNWDHPSGMRLPPMFDVEGSSLYDARRNPQVRNGTIIDLGFFGDEVKTNEIQMITNNLLLMYRQMITNAPCPLLFFGEPYRFGSKPNPGQGTIENIPHTPVHIWTGTVRDTDLGNGVKSYGEDMGNFYSAGLDPVFYCHHANVDRMWNEWKALGGKRRDLTDNDWLNSEFFFYDENRDPWRVKVRDCLDSKKMGYDYEPTSTPWRNFKPGKKSTEGKVNLSSVKPASKVFPLSNLDRAICFSIERPATSRSQQEKDEFEEILTFKGVKYDDSKYIRFDVFLNADKTVNADDINKREYAGSYTSLPHVHGPNNATHEFKPKEFKLAITELLEDCGLEDEDIIAVTVVPKKGGEVVSIDNVEIELKDCF; from the coding sequence ATGGCTTCTTCTTCTACTCTACCTTTATGCACCAGCAAAACTCTCTTTTCTTCCTTCACCAACTCATCTTTCTTTGCAAAACCCTCCCAGCATTTCCTCCATGGAAAACGTAACCAATGTTTCAAGGTTTCATGCACGGGCGAGCATGACGGAAACCAACTTGACGCCATTAAAGAAGGAGCTGTTGACAGAAGGAAtgtccttttgggtttaggagggCTGTATGGCGCAGCTAATCTTGCGCCATTAGCCTCTGCTGCTCCCGTACCACCCCCCGATCAAAAATCATGTGGCACGGCCACGATAACGGATGGTCCAGCTGTACCATATAGTTGTTGCCCCCCTAAACCAGATGATATGGACAGCGTTCCATATTACAAGATCCCTCGCATGTCCAAGCTTCGTAAGCGGCCCGCTGCCCAAAACGTGACTGAGGAGTATATAGCCAAGTACCAGTTAGCCACTAGTAAAATGAAGGAATTAGACAAAGACCAATTTGATCCTCTTGGCTTCAAGCAACAAGCTAATATCCATTGTGCTTATTGCAACAATGCTTACACAATGGGTGACCAAAAGTTACAAGTTCACGAATCTTGGCTTTTCTTCCCATTTCATAGATGGTACTTGTACTTCTACGAGAGAATCTTGGGCTCCCTCATCGATGATCCAACTTTTGCTTTGCCATATTGGAACTGGGACCATCCAAGCGGCATGCGTTTGCCTCCTATGTTCGATGTCGAAGGTTCTTCCCTGTACGATGCAAGACGTAATCCACAAGTCCGTAATGGAACCATAATCGATCTTGGTTTTTTCGGTGATGAAGTCAAAACTAATGAAATACAGATGATAACTAACAACTTACTTCTAATGTATCGTCAAATGATAACTAATGCTCCATGCCCGCTGTTGTTCTTCGGAGAGCCTTACAGATTCGGATCTAAACCCAATCCGGGGCAGGGAACCATTGAAAACATCCCTCATACTCCAGTCCACATTTGGACTGGTACTGTGCGGGATACGGATTTGGGTAATGGTGTGAAATCATACGGTGAGGATATGGGTAATTTCTACTCAGCTGGTTTAGATCCAGTTTTTTACTGCCACCACGCCAATGTGGACCGCATGTGGAATGAATGGAAAGCACTAGGAGGGAAAAGAAGGGATCTCACAGACAATGATTGGTTAAACTCGGAGTTCTTTTTCTACGATGAAAACCGCGACCCATGGCGTGTGAAAGTCCGAGACTGTTTGGACAGTAAGAAGATGGGGTATGATTACGAACCAACATCCACACCATGGCGTAACTTTAAGCCAGGGAAAAAGAGCACAGAGGGCAAGGTGAATCTAAGTTCAGTTAAGCCAGCCAGCAAGGTATTCCCACTCTCAAATCTGGACAGAGCCATTTGCTTTAGTATAGAGAGGCCAGCTACATCAAGGAGTCAGCAGGAGAAAGATGAATTCGAGGAGATCCTAACATTCAAGGGTGTAAAGTATGATGATAGCAAGTATATAAGGTTTGATGTGTTCCTCAATGCAGACAAGACTGTGAATGCAGATGACATTAACAAGAGAGAGTATGCAGGGAGCTATACCAGCTTGCCACATGTTCATGGACCTAATAATGCCACTCATGAGTTTAAACCAAAAGAATTCAAGCTAGCCATCACTGAACTTCTTGAGGACTGTGGTTTGGAAGATGAAGACATTATTGCGGTAACTGTGGTTCCAAAGAAGGGGGGCGAAGTGGTCAGCATCGACAATGTGGAGATTGAACTTAAGGattgtttttaa